The DNA segment TGATaggtcacatttttttttaataacccCTACTTTAGCATCAGCCATCATTTAAAAAGTGCAGTTGACTCTCCCATTCCAATCCTTGTTTTAACCTTTTTGATTAATTTTATCATTATAAGGTTTGCACCTCTAACATGTCCAACTTGCTGTCAAGACCAAGTTGCTATGCACTGggataaaaaggggggggggtgatcaTATGGAGTATTTTTGTCTTTGTATGGCTGTTGGGATACCTGTACATGTGGGTTCGAAGATTCAAACCATCTAGAATTCTAAAATGCTGTGACTAGGAAAGTGCTTTTTCTTCTATTCATCTAGGCATCTATCCATACAGTTTTTTTGAGGTATCAATTGGCTTTCTAGGAGGTGGGAAATTGACCATTACTGAACAATGTATTGGCTTTTAAGTTTGTGATTTAGTAGAGCTGTATCTTCAATCCATCACTGCCGCTGCTCTCATCTCTAGTTGCCTCCTATATCATGTGGGCAGCGTCCTTGTTTTTAAATTTCCTTTTAATGAGCACCCCTAATCTTTTtccaagaaaaaagaagttggTTTAGAGGTATTGAGGAGGAAGCAAATTCAGAAGATTGAGTTTCTTACCACCACCAcggcaccccccccccccaaaatgcAAGGTAACCCAGTAACAATAAAATGTGAATCAATTGTTTGTTGTACAATTAGGCATCTACTTTTCACCACTGGTTTTAATTGTCACAGCTTAATAACTGACATTAGGTCAACCTCTGATGCATAACAAACAACTTTATTTTATGACATATAGTTATAGAAgctcaaaatcatattttgacTCTTCAAGGCTAATTTCATGAAAATTAaaagccccccccccctttttaaatcTCAGTGAAGGGGTTTGTTTGATTAAAGGGTATGTGatcaaatatataaaataaaagcatgagGTTCATAAGATCCAAGTACATCCATTCCAAGGGTTTGGTTGAATATTAGTTCTCTTACTATGAGTCTTATTCCTCTTTAGATGAATTTATTGATTAGAGAAGGATGGATATCCAGAAGAACTGAAGAATGTAGTTTCAAAAGGAGTTGTAAAGTTATGAGCAGTTCTTCTATTAAATGAGGATCCTTCTCCCCCAATCATGTGTATAATAACCCCATTCATACAAACTTCTGTTACACAAACAAGGACAAAAGtgctttaaaaataaaaaatacaaataaaggaCTACTCAACAGTATGCAACACTAAAAATGATGTTCTGAACCAAACTGCAAAGAATCCAGAAGCATAAGCGTAGGTGACTTACTCAAAcgcaaagaagagagaaacgGAAGATTGCCATGTTTGTATCAAATACTTTAAGGAACTGTACAGGAAGAGACTATCCAGAATgagaagaaaccccaaaaaagaaacaatcCGAATGTGAGAAAGCATGGGAACAGATGGGGTTGTCTCAATGTACTCAACCCTCTTCTGAGCCAACCAGTGCAAAGCCTTAATCAGAAGGAGAGCAGTGACCATTGCAAGAAAAGTAACAGAAAAATCCTGTCGAAATATTGTGATAGCAAAGAGGATTTCCATAACCTCCCTCCAAGACTGTTCATTCAGCCTCTCAACCTCTGCTTCCCGGAGTGAACCAAGGAACACCTTCTTAGTTAACTGCCATAAGATGCACATGATGACCAGACCCATGTTCAGGAGAAGAACCAGACTGATCTTGGAGGTCGATAAATATACCATTGCTGGGTAAAATTGGCCTCTGGTATTAAAAGCATGATAAATAATCGCAATTGCGCTGACTAAACTGAGTCCCGCGTATGTTTGCAGCCTCATCATTTCCTCTAAGAGCTGCAGCAATAAACAACATCCATTCAGATAACGTACAACAGACAAAACCAATTCCAGTTCCAACTCAGAAACAAAATCTGCAACCTctaagtttcattttttttcccccttctaaAACATATTGAACAACAAGCATAAGAcctccaaaataaataaatttgttaTAGCTTTGAAACTCAAAAGAACTGCAAACATCACCCACGAAAAAGAGTTCCAGGGAACTTCAAAGCTACACGATTCCTAAATCGATTATTTTCCTTTCCTGGAGACTAAATTGAATTCCATTTTGATTAcatcaaaccatcaaaatttgacattaaGCAGAGAAAACGTCGAAGCTACAATagaatacaataaaaaaaaaaaatatatatatatatatatatattacagaAGAGCAGAAGATCTCCCAccaactttgaaaaaaaaaaagggtggggggtCTTGGAGAGATTGAACTTGTTCCTCAATTCAAAAACCCCTAACAGAGTTCGTTACGGGAAGAATTTGAAGTCCTCAACAAATGGATGACCCTAGAAAACGTATAATCGAAAGCTGAAATTACATATGTGAAGAAATCGAAATAAATTCgaatgaaaaaaatttaatgaatTCAAATACCTGTGAAAGCTCCGATTTAGGGGTTTCGTTGTCGCCGGTGAGATCTCCGTTGATAGAAAAAGACGCatgaggaaagagaaggaaagaggatAAAACCACAGAACCGGTCCGGTCCAGGCCAGCTGCAGCGTCATCTGATGGAAAGTTAGCGAATAATAAGATAACACGTGTCCTGTCTTGGTTTCCTTATTAGAGCCTTACCAGGACCGCCAGGTCGGAGAGTGGACGAGAAGAGAGACTAGTCGTACATCGTAATGCGAAGTGACGCACTGTGGCGATtctgactttttattttttttggtagagattCTGACTTATTACTCTATTAGATATTAGATAGATGGTTTTTTTtcaattcatcaaaaaaatataatagataGGATTATAAAGGGTGGATCTTGGTGCAATTGCTCCATTGTGATCAAGTGGCCATTGTTTCAAGGTAAGAAATCTCATCAAAAAACAAGATATATAAATAGAGGATcttaaaaaggatttttttattagtcTGTCTGTTCACCATATGGCAAATATTTTGACCTTGGGGTTATTTTTATCCTCATAGAATGATTCACCTTTGCCAAATAGAAAAATACTAAATTATTCTTAAAAGATGAAAGTATCAAGTTTACTTTCACCCATGAtgtgaataaaatattttaacatAATGAGGCTCTCCCCTCCCAGACCCCGCAGTAGCGAAAGCCTCGTGCACtgagttactttttttttttaggctctAGGAGCAAATGTCAAGGGCACTTAGGACATTTGTCATACAGAGGAAAATCATTGTGAGACCCAAGGTTTTTTTTCACCTATGAGACACGGTGAAGAAAACTTTCCTGAAAGGTGAATGTGGATTGTAGGTAATAAGAGTGTGAGTAGAAGAGAGGAACGAGAGAGTGCAGGCTTGgtaggaagaggaggagaaacaATTTAggaggggggaagagagagagagagagagagatttgtacAAGTTAGTTAATGCAAACCTAATAGCACAAACTTCTATATTTTGTCATGTATATCCACTAATATATTGAATTAGTTGCTTTTGTTATATTTAACAAATTTAATTTATTGGACATttacacacatttttttttgggttagtCTGTTTGTCACTTTGGCAATCAAAATGTTTAGGAGTATGCCACTCCACCCCAATCTTACTCCTCAATCTCCTCTGGATTGGAAAATAGGAGTGTCATACGGATGTCGATCTCACCCCGGAAGTTACTAAAAAAGCACTGCCCCACAGCAAAGAGAAGGAAGGTGTGGAACAGACGGATCGTCTAAAGAGGGTCTAAGGGTCCTCGGGAAGTGGCTCGCCAAGAATCATAGATGTCCGACAAGGGGATCATCTTAAGGAGGGTTCGAACTGCCGTGAGTTCATAAACCTTTTCTGTGGTAAGGGGGTCAAGGATCATTGTCACACCTCGCTTGCACAAAACCgagccggtgaccgagttaacaccggttaactcacaaacctaccaagattAATAATGCAGTACCTGCAATAAAGCATACAtttactaaactaagataagacctgtattttcaacggaagacctgttcataataatatcTGTAATTGTTTcacaaatacttgatacccaaattgagttataaatatTTCGTATATTTGGGcttgaaggcatgatatatatacaaaaatataacaatttaagcatcaagtaacaaaagggagtacataaaaaagaatcaaaagaatcactTAGGAGTCACAGCAAtcatgcagcacaatcctctCACATGCAATCCATGCTAGAACTCGTCAGGGACCTACCAATCCTCAAATAAAAACTCCACAGTGGAGCCCCGCTCCTGATCACCAAGCGGGTAACctacaaaatcacctaaaaagatttgtgcacatgggatgagctcactagcccagtaagtggaaaggaagaccacaaaAAGAAAATCACACAAACAGTCACAATACAAATGCGCTATATGCGATTCATTTTAgtcctattagcctaacaacattacctAGTCATAGTTTTTGTACTaataaccacagtgcgcgtatgcccctggtacgagccgcgaaccccatcccacAATATGCCTATAGGGttattggagaaggcccaccattggtaccagaatttaaaatgtTAGCAGACTCCCggtaaatttaaatgacagaacgtaaatgggtgactccacctgaAATATCACAGGGGTTATCGACTATCTTAGCGATCAGCTGTGCGTACTTCTAACCTCTGCAGGAGTTCGACAACCACAACCCGATGCTTTCCCCCAATGATCCCTCAACATGTAAATCTCTGTGGGGAAGGATCATAGCACAAGAGTAAATCACATCTtagccacatgcctctacatgagcaCAGTAGGATTACACAATGGtactgcgtcccataccatgtgCCATTATGCACttgtttctaagccgactataGCATCTAAATCTATtgtgcatatcatgtccaaatgaaattcctccatcacatataTTAAGACAATGAATATTCcatcataacacaaagcatagtatgttatgtaaatgcacattcaaatgcgtgatatggcatatgtgatgccTAATCTACATACAAGTGACATAgctagactaacatatgttaaatgatacataacattctgaaattaaaaaagagtccactccccacttacttgtatgtGTACATGGTGCTTGTACTCGATACGaaaaagatccgatgtgtgAGTACGCATATATTGAGTGTAACATATCATAAATatgtttatcatttcactattttggggtcaaaatcatcatgtttgaacattataattgggtttagaatcataaatggagGCTACCCATTAAATTTGGACAAATTCTGGTAATTCTGgaaagatcggtgggccagagCCAAAGACTAGTGGGCCAAGTAGCCCGTCGGTTACTCCAAAACCTAAAAtttgagttctgggaactcaggtgggctaaaatcAGAAGACCAACAGGCTACATATAGCCCACCGATTTCATCCCGTCGATTACTCTAGAGCCTAAAATCTGAGTTCTagaaactcaggtgggctaaaaccagaagacaggtggggtaaaaGTACCCCCCAGTTTGTGAATGAAATTTCTCCAACATCATTCCCGACTTTCCTCCagcttagggaacttgtttggggatgatctggtggctcaaatcacttgtctaaggtccaatcacgtaccctcaacctagatctaagattaaatcaaaagaaaatgaagattcttacctcttcttcaagaacaccaatgaaatcctaaatttcacttcttttgctcaagaacttccaaatactctagatcttcatccGCACttctttcaaatccttcaaaatcattatacacacctttCATTAGACCTTTGATTTGATTATCTGAGTAGGATTAGTAAGATCCAAGtgagttctttcccaaaaataaaaaagagggtttaaggatggggttttcttaagaatccttggaatgtgtaaaatacctacctcaaatagAAGATCTCGACGAGTTGATCATAAATctgggctcaaaataccaagacctaGTTCTGGTGAAGCTCTACGATCGatttctattcttctttcttcttcttcttcctcttttcctttcttcttctttctctctcttctttactcttccaccaaccaactaacattaatgagggaaaagacaattatgtctccccctttttatacttgggcctccaaaatatcttctaaatttcaggtgggctatctcaggtgggtatatctccgGTGGatatatcttaggtgggtatatctcaggtgggttaaatctcaggtgggctatatctcaagtgggttaaatctcaggtgggcataAACcccccacataatattagattacattGGCACCCAACAACACTATTACGAACCTTTACTTTCTGTACATGGCTTCATGGTgagtgcaagtgcaaggcttagGTGCATGTATTACCCTTGGTATCCGCTCGGTCGTGTCAGCCAACCtaagttcaaggtcacccttgctaccatattccatatggtacctgtgtCGGTTCTCTCTAGTTCAACCCCTATataatcaaaccaagtcaatgcgattaattagatcgggtttagaaagtagggtatcacattagcccccatttttgaaaatttcatccccaaaattATCGTACCTGGTTGcctgaaaagatgaggatacaaggtttaaatatcatcctctttctcccaagatgcctcttcgatTGGGTGGTTGGCCCGCAGAATCTTTACAAAAGCAATAGAGCAGTTGCGGAGGGAATGATAAAagcaaaataaatataaaaccaaaaagaaaacaataataaagaGGCTACAATGAAGTTGCCTAGAGGCCCTGGCTAGGAAGGGTTGCATATATGCTTCCTATGCCCCGAAGGGTGTTGCTGGTGTACCAAAAGGCCAGCCCCTCCTGTCACACCTCAATTTCAGTAaatccaacttaccattaggaatatcgatggtgtgagtaagacgcatacccatcttacaaacctaccaggatctttaATAGCAGTATCTTAACATACACAATTTTACCACACAACCAAACCAGtagtagcggaatcagagtataatagcagaatcataacTCAAGATGGGGAACATCTAGAGATCTTATAtaaataaccaagttattccattacaattATCCATGATTTATAATTAATAATCCCAAAAATATACTATTCACAATTCAGTATCAAAGTAACAAAAATATGCAGAGCATCTTATGGTGCCGCATATGCACAGTAGTCACAAGTGCAGTCCTGGTCATGCTGCCCTACTTTTAGCATTTACCAGTCGTTCACTCCGTACTTGGGTCTAGAGGATGTTCAACTCTATGTATAAGAATAGTGTATAGATATTGGTTAACAAACCTGCAAACACTAAagttgttggttgcaaatggatcttcaaaagaaagaaggatttGGATAAAAATGTTGAGAAATTTAAGGCAATACTTGTTGCTAAAGGCTACATTTAAGAATACGGTGTTGATTATGATGAAACTTTTTCACCAAGTATGAGGATACAATCTATTAGAGCTGTTTCGGCATTGGTTGCGTACTATGATTTTGAACTttatcaaatggatgtaaagaCAGCGTTTTTATTGAAGGTGTGTTCATGGAACAACCTAAAGGTTTTATTTCTGAGGGAGATGAAGGAAAAATATGCAAGTTAGAAAAATCCATATTTGGATTGAAACAAGCTTCACAACAATGGAAGTTGCAGTTTCATGATTCTGTTACTGGCATAGAGTTTACACAGAATACTTCTGAAGCTTGTATGTATGTGAAGAAAGAAGGGCATAAGATTGCATTTCTTACactatatgttgatgatattctacTTGTAGGAAATGATGTATGTATGTTGATGGAAATAAAACAGTGGTTATTTGACatatttgagatgaaggatttgGGAGAAGCCTCTTATATTTCTGGTATCAAAATTGAACAAGATCAAAAACAAGGAAGATTAAGTTTGTCTCAGGAGAAATATATTGATACTGTATTAAAGAAGTTTCACATGACTGATTGTTTGAGTGGAAAAATTTCATATAATTATCTTAGACCACTTAACAAAGAAGATAGTCCCAAGTCtaagagagaaaatttaaaTGAGTTAGTATACCCTTATGCCTCTGTTGTGGGAAGCTTGATGTATGCAATGCTTTGTACTCGTCCAGACATAGCATTTTCAATTAATATGATAAGTCTTTTTCAGAGTTGCCCTGGTAGGATGCATTGGATTGCTATGTAGTGGATCCTAAGGTATCTAAAGCAAACTGAAGGCTTTAGATTGACTTATCATTTTGATGAGCTTAacatcattagatattttgattcAGATTATCAATGATGTGTTGATAATAGAAAATTTATCTCTGGTGTTCACTTTATATGGTGGTGCTATTGCTTGGAAGAGCAAGAAACAGGAATGTGTTGCTCAATCAACTATGAAAGCCGAATTTGCTTTAAATGCATTCGCTAAGGCAGCTGTATATCTTCCAAAGTTTTTGTCAGAATCATTAATAGTGGATTGTGTGGAAAAACCTATTCCACTATTGTGTGACAACAACTTTACAATAGCCATCACTAAAGAGCCAAAGTGTCACTCTCGTGCCAAACATATAGAGGGTCGGTTTCACTACATTCGTGATGTGATAAGAAGGAAGGAGGTAGATGTTCAAAGAGTGCCATCTAAGTCAAACTTGGTTGGTCCCTTTACAAAAGGTTTGTCTTTTAGTTTATTTGAGAAACATGTAATAAATATGGGACTATGATAGGCCAAGTGGGAAACTGTTGGAATTGTGTGGCCCAACACACTTTTATTTGTGTTATTTTTTGCACACTATCATTGGACATTTTCGTTTTATTTTGTggcatgtaaaatatattttgtgGCTTATTGAATTGTTAAATTGTACCATTATTTTTTGGTCTACTGGATTAGTGGACTGGTTTATGGATGATCATCCGACTGAGCCACATTATAGTCCTTGACTTGACCGCACCTATTATGATGGGTTTGAGGGGTGCAAGTCGAAATTGCTCAGACTATGGGAGACATGAGGACTAGTCACTTGATGGTCAGTACACATTAGGTCTGTGGAGTCCATCCATGGAAAGACCTTGTGTACATTGAGTGTTGATTTTAGTGACTAATGTTACATTGCTAGTGACTTAACAATTATATAAGTGTATGCATACCTTTAACTGccaatttgaaaaaatttatTGTCAAAATAGTTTTGCtaaaaataatgtttttatttattaatataaaataatatcaattttatctttttgcaAAAAccgattttgattttggaaataggtagtttgtatttttgttccctttttcttttggggacATTTTAGTAATTGTTAAGGTAAGCCCAAGGGGCATTATGGATATGTTTATTAGATCGCTAGCATCTCATTTGGGGTCTGACTTTATGGCTAGTCATCTCTACCCTAGAGATATAAATATCTCAAGGTCACACATGCAAGGGAAAGGAAGAAGCTCAAAATACCGGTTGTAGTATACCTGTCCAGTTGGGGTGAGCACCTTGATTGCTTGTGAGTTCCTTGGATTTTTGGTGGCTTCATTTATTATGATCTTCTATAAACACCTACAAAATCATTTACAAAGGTTGGATCTATATCTTTGAAAGGGTATGCCAATTTTTATTAATCTTTCATCCTTATGAAAAATCAAGCCAAGAGGAGTGCATGCTATTGTCCCAAGGGCCTACTACTACATATATGTTGCTGTACACACATCATAAGGTAAAAATTAACCTCTGAAATTTCTATACAGTAGTGCAGTTACAAATTAGGTATAGGTTCTGTACGccccgaccccattaaccttgcacaatattgtcatcTTTGGCCAGTGAGCCTCAAGTTTTTAAAACACGTTATGCtatattaaggaggctagaggttattaactagtccaataatctctctctaggcgatgtgggactaaagtttacacaccctcattgatctcccaaatcccctggtacttgccgtatttttggtggggacacctcaccgatctcccaggcaggtctggtacttatcgtattcttgggtcattACACTTTCTCCCTTTAGGCACAACGTCCCCCTGTGGCCCCACACACTATCGGGgtaggc comes from the Macadamia integrifolia cultivar HAES 741 unplaced genomic scaffold, SCU_Mint_v3 scaffold871, whole genome shotgun sequence genome and includes:
- the LOC122070279 gene encoding ERAD-associated E3 ubiquitin-protein ligase HRD1A-like; amino-acid sequence: MMRLQTYAGLSLVSAIAIIYHAFNTRGQFYPAMVYLSTSKISLVLLLNMGLVIMCILWQLTKKVFLGSLREAEVERLNEQSWREVMEILFAITIFRQDFSVTFLAMVTALLLIKALHWLAQKRVEYIETTPSVPMLSHIRIVSFLGFLLILDSLFLYSSLKYLIQTWQSSVSLFFAFEYMILATTTVSTFVKYVFYVSDMLMEGQWEKKAVYTFYLELIRDLLHLSMYLCFFLVIFM